A stretch of the Papaver somniferum cultivar HN1 chromosome 6, ASM357369v1, whole genome shotgun sequence genome encodes the following:
- the LOC113287527 gene encoding OPA3-like protein isoform X1 yields the protein MILPFVKLGTLLLKTACKPIATRLKVEAGKHPSFRQLIINFAQTNHRFTTTVQRRIYGHATDVAIRPLNEEKAVQAAADLLGEMFVFSVAGAAIIFEVQRSARSEARKEELRKQELEEIKQKEENLERELEFIKGKLAELEQLAKARGLSGIFNFRNPNGNENAKSGSEVPPKTDGQSATHARTTEDPKSAAPAHSAKDAKQGASPGH from the exons ATGATCCTCCCTTTCGTTAAGCTTGGTACTCTTCTTTTGAAAACCGCTTGTAAACCTATTGCTACCAGATTAAAAGTGGAAGCAGGGAAACACCCCAGTTTTCGGCAGCTCATCATCAATTTCGCCCAG ACAAATCACAGATTTACGACAACCGTGCAAAGACGGATTTATGGTCATGCAACTGATGTGGCGATCCGACCTTTGAATGAAGAGAAAGCTGTTCAAGCTGCTGCAGACCTTCTTGGAGAAATGTTCGTCTTCTCg GTTGCTGGTGCTGCTATTATCTTTGAGGTGCAAAGAAGTGCTAGATCTGAAGCCAGAAAGGAAGAGTTACGCAAGCAGGAGCTCGAG GAAATAaagcaaaaagaagaaaatttagaAAGAGAACTGGAGTTCATTAAAGGGAAACTGGCAGAACTGGAGCAGCTAGCCAAGGCCCGAGGACTCTCTGGTATTTTCAACTTCAGGAATCCTAATGGAAATGAAAATGCCAAATCAGGGTCAGAAGTTCCTCCGAAAACTGATGGCCAGTCAGCAACCCATGCTCGTACAACTGAAGATCCCAAGTCCGCAGCACCTGCTCATTCTGCTAAAGATGCCAAGCAAGGTGCTTCACCTGGTCATTGA
- the LOC113287527 gene encoding optic atrophy 3 protein homolog isoform X2, translated as MMLPVVKLGSLVLRTICKPIANRLKVAAGKHPRFREYIINIAQTNHRFTTTVQRRIYGHATDVAIRPLNEEKAVQAAADLLGEMFVFSVAGAAIIFEVQRSARSEARKEELRKQELEEIKQKEENLERELEFIKGKLAELEQLAKARGLSGIFNFRNPNGNENAKSGSEVPPKTDGQSATHARTTEDPKSAAPAHSAKDAKQGASPGH; from the exons ATGATGCTCCCTGTTGTTAAGCTTGGTTCTCTTGTTTTGAGAACCATTTGTAAGCCTATTGCTAATAGACTCAAAGTAGCAGCTGGTAAACACCCTAGATTTCGTGAATACATCATCAATATTGCCCAG ACAAATCACAGATTTACGACAACCGTGCAAAGACGGATTTATGGTCATGCAACTGATGTGGCGATCCGACCTTTGAATGAAGAGAAAGCTGTTCAAGCTGCTGCAGACCTTCTTGGAGAAATGTTCGTCTTCTCg GTTGCTGGTGCTGCTATTATCTTTGAGGTGCAAAGAAGTGCTAGATCTGAAGCCAGAAAGGAAGAGTTACGCAAGCAGGAGCTCGAG GAAATAaagcaaaaagaagaaaatttagaAAGAGAACTGGAGTTCATTAAAGGGAAACTGGCAGAACTGGAGCAGCTAGCCAAGGCCCGAGGACTCTCTGGTATTTTCAACTTCAGGAATCCTAATGGAAATGAAAATGCCAAATCAGGGTCAGAAGTTCCTCCGAAAACTGATGGCCAGTCAGCAACCCATGCTCGTACAACTGAAGATCCCAAGTCCGCAGCACCTGCTCATTCTGCTAAAGATGCCAAGCAAGGTGCTTCACCTGGTCATTGA